In one window of Microcoleus sp. FACHB-831 DNA:
- the rlmB gene encoding 23S rRNA (guanosine(2251)-2'-O)-methyltransferase RlmB encodes MNDRPSSDRPSSDRSVTSPPEEDADLIYGRHSVLAALESERQLNRIWILPNLRYDPRFHTLIVKAKEKGAVIDEVEPFRLDQITHRANHQGVAAQVGPYAYTELGDLIAQSKSTSDQPVIVVTDSITDPHNLGAIIRTAEALGVQGLVIPQRRAVGITSAVMKVASGALETFPVARVVNLSRALEELKAAGFWIYGTTAGAGQMVHSVQFTGPIVLVIGSEGEGLSLLTQRCCDFLVSIPLQGKTPSLNASVATGMALYEIYRQRWSQRIHMPG; translated from the coding sequence ATGAACGATCGCCCAAGCAGCGATCGCCCAAGCAGCGATCGCAGCGTCACTAGCCCGCCGGAGGAGGACGCAGATCTGATTTACGGACGCCATTCTGTCCTAGCGGCTCTGGAAAGCGAACGTCAGCTCAATCGGATTTGGATTTTGCCTAACCTGCGCTACGATCCTCGCTTCCACACCTTGATCGTCAAAGCTAAGGAAAAAGGAGCTGTAATAGATGAAGTTGAACCATTCCGTTTGGATCAAATCACTCACAGAGCCAACCACCAAGGTGTAGCTGCTCAAGTCGGCCCATACGCATACACCGAGCTTGGCGACTTGATCGCCCAGTCAAAATCTACCTCCGATCAGCCAGTAATAGTTGTCACAGATAGCATCACCGATCCCCACAATTTGGGGGCAATTATTCGTACAGCTGAAGCCTTGGGAGTCCAAGGTTTAGTAATTCCCCAGCGCCGAGCAGTGGGAATTACCTCAGCAGTAATGAAAGTCGCTAGCGGAGCTTTAGAAACTTTTCCTGTTGCTAGAGTAGTAAATCTCAGTCGTGCTTTAGAAGAATTAAAGGCAGCTGGCTTTTGGATTTACGGTACTACCGCTGGTGCTGGTCAAATGGTACACAGTGTTCAATTTACAGGGCCGATAGTATTAGTCATAGGCTCTGAGGGAGAAGGCTTAAGCCTGCTTACACAACGCTGCTGTGACTTCCTAGTATCAATTCCGCTACAAGGAAAAACGCCGAGTCTGAATGCTTCTGTAGCAACAGGAATGGCTCTGTATGAAATCTATCGTCAGCGTTGGTCGCAGAGAATACATATGCCTGGATAA
- a CDS encoding Mini-ribonuclease 3: MEVSQIEQLSPTALAYLGDAVYELYVRSYFLLPPKRSRTYHNLVVAQVRAESQAAQLLALEPYLTTSELEILRRGRNAAAGGPKRVDPKIYQQATSLETLMGYLYLTDPNRLTQLLARLELYPPT, translated from the coding sequence ATGGAGGTAAGCCAAATCGAGCAACTGTCACCGACAGCGTTAGCCTATTTGGGAGACGCTGTTTATGAACTGTATGTACGTTCGTACTTCTTGTTGCCACCGAAGCGATCGCGAACCTACCATAATCTCGTGGTTGCCCAAGTCCGAGCAGAAAGTCAAGCAGCTCAATTGCTGGCTCTCGAACCCTACCTCACCACTAGCGAATTAGAAATCCTGCGACGCGGACGCAATGCTGCTGCGGGAGGCCCCAAGCGTGTCGATCCCAAAATCTATCAGCAAGCTACCAGTTTAGAAACGCTCATGGGATACCTTTATCTTACAGACCCTAACCGCTTGACCCAGTTGCTGGCTCGCTTAGAGCTTTACCCACCTACATAA
- a CDS encoding DUF928 domain-containing protein codes for MGRKSGSTKASFLVALSVEMAISGSLVATAKPSQLLNPLSNRQEAIKAGVKRFKFKIPGIKAASGNRIGGAVRGTDCVPEGNSIIALLPDTNIALTANGFPTLFVYIPATNANTGEFNLYEETNVNDPVYSTEVAVSKTGGIASISIPANAKGLPLQYGKKYKWSFSLICDSEDRAGDTRVEGWLQREQQTVTLVNNLRNVKNKRQIPSIYAEAGYWEETLTSLAALRRENPNDAGLKQDWQNLLNDVGLSKIALENLVDCCKTETSSAELPGK; via the coding sequence ATGGGCAGAAAATCTGGTTCAACAAAAGCATCATTTTTAGTGGCTTTGTCTGTGGAAATGGCGATAAGTGGCAGCTTGGTAGCAACAGCCAAACCATCGCAGCTCCTTAACCCGCTATCTAATCGTCAGGAAGCAATCAAAGCAGGCGTTAAACGTTTTAAATTCAAAATTCCCGGTATCAAGGCAGCGTCGGGTAATCGAATAGGGGGAGCAGTTCGCGGGACAGATTGCGTACCTGAAGGCAATTCTATAATAGCGTTGTTGCCAGATACTAATATCGCATTAACAGCAAATGGCTTTCCCACATTATTTGTGTATATTCCTGCAACTAATGCAAACACAGGAGAGTTTAATCTGTATGAAGAAACTAATGTTAACGATCCAGTATACAGCACAGAAGTCGCCGTTTCTAAGACAGGTGGTATCGCTAGTATAAGTATTCCTGCTAATGCAAAAGGGCTACCACTACAATATGGGAAAAAGTATAAATGGTCATTTTCACTTATTTGTGACTCTGAGGATCGAGCTGGAGATACGAGGGTAGAGGGTTGGCTTCAAAGAGAACAACAGACTGTTACCCTAGTAAATAATTTACGGAACGTTAAGAACAAGCGCCAAATTCCAAGTATCTATGCAGAGGCTGGCTATTGGGAGGAAACCCTGACTTCTTTAGCTGCCTTACGTCGAGAAAATCCTAACGATGCAGGATTAAAACAGGATTGGCAAAACCTGTTGAACGATGTTGGTTTGAGTAAAATTGCCCTAGAAAACCTCGTTGATTGCTGCAAGACGGAGACAAGCTCGGCGGAATTACCTGGAAAATAG
- the carA gene encoding glutamine-hydrolyzing carbamoyl-phosphate synthase small subunit: MPLASAQPALLVLADGTSYKGWSFGASGTAIGEVVFNTGMTGYQEVLTDPSYCGQIVTFTYPELGNTGVNKDDEESNGPQVMGAIARNISVRPSNWRSTQSLPDYLKQHNIPGIYGVDTRALTRKLRSSGAMNGAISTEILDPAELLQQVQDAPSMAGLNLVREVTTNEIYEWSEATDAAWEFSSGIPTPEGEPLTVVALDFGIKRNILRRLASYGCRVVVVPINTPSEEILKYNPDGIFLSNGPGDPSAVTEGIETTRALLDSQKPVFGICMGHQILGHALGAETFKLKFGHRGLNHPAGLEQRVEITSQNHGFAITADSLNPEVEITHLNLNDRTVAGLRHKSLPLFSVQYHPEASPGPHDADYLFEQFVNSMREHRKTKTSV; this comes from the coding sequence ATGCCTCTTGCTTCTGCTCAACCAGCTCTGCTAGTACTTGCTGATGGAACTTCCTACAAAGGTTGGTCTTTTGGTGCTTCTGGAACCGCTATCGGCGAAGTGGTTTTTAACACCGGGATGACGGGCTATCAGGAAGTATTAACTGACCCAAGCTACTGCGGTCAGATTGTGACCTTTACTTATCCAGAATTGGGTAATACTGGCGTCAATAAGGACGATGAAGAGTCAAACGGCCCCCAAGTGATGGGAGCGATCGCTCGTAATATCTCCGTCCGTCCCAGCAATTGGCGTTCCACCCAGTCCTTGCCAGACTACCTTAAGCAACACAACATCCCTGGAATTTACGGTGTCGATACTAGGGCACTTACCCGCAAGCTGCGTTCTAGTGGCGCAATGAATGGTGCAATTTCTACCGAAATCCTAGACCCCGCTGAGTTGCTGCAACAGGTGCAGGATGCTCCCAGCATGGCTGGCTTAAATCTCGTTCGGGAAGTTACAACGAACGAAATCTACGAGTGGTCTGAAGCCACCGATGCAGCGTGGGAATTCAGTTCTGGCATCCCAACCCCTGAAGGTGAACCACTTACAGTAGTAGCGCTTGATTTTGGCATTAAGCGCAATATTCTGCGACGCCTTGCTAGTTACGGTTGCCGTGTGGTAGTTGTCCCTATCAATACTCCCTCAGAGGAAATTCTTAAATACAACCCCGATGGGATTTTTCTCTCCAATGGTCCTGGCGATCCATCTGCCGTCACCGAAGGCATCGAAACCACTAGGGCGCTGCTAGATAGTCAGAAACCAGTCTTTGGCATTTGCATGGGACATCAGATTCTGGGTCATGCCCTGGGTGCAGAAACTTTCAAGCTTAAATTTGGCCATCGCGGCTTAAATCACCCTGCGGGTCTAGAACAGCGGGTAGAAATTACCAGCCAAAATCACGGTTTTGCGATTACTGCTGATTCGCTAAACCCAGAGGTAGAAATTACCCACCTAAACCTTAACGACCGCACTGTTGCTGGCTTGCGTCATAAATCGCTGCCTTTGTTCTCGGTGCAGTATCACCCAGAGGCTAGCCCCGGCCCCCATGATGCCGATTATTTGTTTGAGCAGTTTGTTAACTCTATGCGAGAACATCGCAAGACCAAAACCTCTGTTTAG
- a CDS encoding DUF928 domain-containing protein — MDTKSVLTRASILVALSVEMAMSASLAIAKPPQSVSPIFNRPGVARPSIRRLKFRIPNIMGASGNREGGAARGGCLPRGESMKAVLPQTTNIGLTASDSPTVFVYIPETEATQAELRLYKEEVAPYQNQGAKETSKEEGNVVAMTTVAIGKTPGIVSVSIPANGKLPLLEVGKKYQWVLTLVCDSEDRAADRMVYGTIQRIPAPITLALELQKPATLESADRYAEAGLWTETVKTLAELRKNNPNDINVARQWSDMLTDAAVGLGEIAQKPIINCCTADSSARLTGEQQQ; from the coding sequence ATGGACACAAAATCTGTTTTAACAAGAGCATCAATTTTAGTGGCGTTGTCTGTGGAAATGGCGATGAGTGCTAGCTTGGCAATAGCAAAACCACCGCAGAGCGTTAGCCCAATATTTAATCGTCCGGGAGTAGCCAGACCAAGTATTAGACGTCTTAAATTCAGAATTCCAAATATTATGGGAGCGTCAGGTAATCGAGAAGGGGGAGCCGCTCGTGGTGGTTGCCTCCCGCGAGGGGAGTCAATGAAAGCAGTATTGCCCCAAACTACTAATATCGGGTTAACTGCCTCCGACTCGCCAACAGTATTTGTGTATATTCCTGAAACTGAGGCCACTCAAGCAGAGTTGAGGCTTTATAAAGAAGAGGTTGCGCCGTATCAAAACCAGGGTGCAAAAGAGACATCCAAGGAGGAGGGAAATGTAGTTGCAATGACAACGGTGGCGATCGGTAAAACCCCTGGTATCGTTAGCGTCAGTATACCTGCTAATGGAAAATTACCACTGCTTGAGGTTGGTAAGAAATATCAGTGGGTGCTTACACTTGTTTGTGACTCTGAAGACCGAGCCGCAGATAGAATGGTCTATGGCACAATCCAACGAATACCAGCTCCTATTACCCTTGCTTTGGAGTTACAAAAACCCGCAACTCTGGAAAGTGCTGACCGCTATGCAGAAGCGGGCCTTTGGACAGAAACGGTGAAAACTTTAGCTGAGTTACGAAAAAACAACCCTAACGATATAAATGTGGCAAGGCAGTGGAGCGATATGCTCACAGATGCTGCGGTTGGTTTAGGCGAAATTGCTCAAAAGCCCATAATTAATTGTTGCACGGCGGACTCTTCAGCGCGATTAACTGGAGAACAGCAGCAATAA
- a CDS encoding DUF1816 domain-containing protein — protein MKEFFINILQFFGLAWWVEIVTDSPRCTYYFGPYFTAKEAEYNKAGYIEDLQQEGAKGIKVAVKRCKPGNLTIYDDSGDRFDRNAKPAFSGQM, from the coding sequence ATGAAAGAATTCTTCATTAACATTCTCCAATTCTTTGGATTGGCTTGGTGGGTTGAAATTGTTACGGATAGCCCCCGCTGCACCTACTATTTCGGCCCCTATTTCACTGCCAAGGAAGCTGAGTATAACAAAGCTGGATACATCGAAGACCTGCAACAAGAAGGAGCTAAAGGCATTAAGGTTGCTGTCAAGAGATGTAAACCTGGCAACCTGACTATTTACGACGATTCGGGCGATCGCTTTGACCGCAATGCCAAGCCTGCTTTCAGCGGTCAGATGTAA
- a CDS encoding alpha/beta fold hydrolase, translated as MSVNQPSSKFDLAVQVQGEGFPILCLHGHPGNGRCMSVFTQHLSSRFKTLAPDLRGYGKSGAAGDFQMLDHLSDLEALLDRSQIDRCLLVGWSLGGIMAMELAFKQPDRVSGLILIATAARPRGNHPPISWQDNFYTGLCSILNRIKPGWKWNIDTFGKRSLYRYLIQQHTPTAYKYLAYEAMDAYLQTSGSATRALNTALRAGYNRLTELPLIECPSLVLAGESDRHITPESSRETARLLPNCDWQCYPNTAHLLPWEIPDQILTDIDEWIKLNPQVVSPA; from the coding sequence GTGTCTGTCAATCAACCATCTTCTAAATTTGATCTGGCCGTGCAAGTACAAGGAGAAGGGTTCCCCATCCTCTGCTTGCACGGCCATCCGGGTAACGGTCGCTGTATGTCGGTGTTTACCCAACATTTATCTAGTAGATTTAAAACTCTGGCTCCTGATTTGCGGGGATATGGCAAGAGCGGCGCTGCTGGCGATTTTCAGATGCTCGACCACCTCAGTGACTTGGAAGCACTCTTAGATCGCTCTCAAATTGACCGTTGCTTGCTGGTGGGTTGGTCGCTGGGGGGAATTATGGCTATGGAGTTGGCATTTAAGCAGCCAGATCGCGTAAGCGGTCTGATTTTAATTGCTACGGCTGCTAGACCTCGCGGGAACCATCCGCCTATTAGCTGGCAGGACAATTTTTACACGGGGCTGTGTTCAATTTTGAACCGGATTAAACCTGGCTGGAAGTGGAATATTGATACTTTTGGCAAGCGATCGCTCTATCGCTATCTGATCCAACAGCATACGCCCACAGCTTATAAATATTTAGCTTATGAAGCTATGGATGCTTATCTGCAAACCTCTGGATCAGCTACAAGGGCACTAAACACAGCCTTAAGAGCTGGATACAACCGACTAACAGAACTACCCCTAATCGAATGTCCCAGTTTGGTGCTAGCTGGGGAAAGCGATCGCCACATTACTCCTGAGTCTAGTCGGGAAACTGCCAGACTCCTCCCAAACTGCGATTGGCAGTGCTATCCCAATACAGCACACCTGCTACCTTGGGAAATTCCCGATCAAATACTTACAGACATTGATGAGTGGATTAAGCTCAATCCTCAAGTAGTTTCACCAGCTTGA
- a CDS encoding STAS domain-containing protein, giving the protein MPEPLTLTVSLRGTREVKDNYQLFRLTGLLDAFSEPTFRKVVSKCIEDGPFHIILDLSKIDFVDSSGLGALVQLVKKAQSAEGSLQIVTNPRVTQTVKLVRLEQFLSLQPSVEVALEKVTKA; this is encoded by the coding sequence ATTCCTGAGCCATTAACCCTGACCGTCAGCTTAAGAGGCACAAGAGAGGTCAAGGACAATTACCAGCTATTTCGCCTCACTGGCTTGTTGGATGCCTTTTCCGAACCAACTTTTCGGAAGGTGGTCAGCAAGTGTATTGAGGATGGGCCTTTCCATATAATTTTGGATCTCTCCAAAATAGATTTTGTCGATAGCTCTGGCTTGGGCGCTCTGGTGCAGCTGGTAAAGAAGGCTCAAAGCGCCGAAGGGAGTTTGCAAATTGTCACCAATCCCCGTGTAACCCAGACTGTGAAGCTGGTGCGCTTAGAACAGTTTCTCTCATTGCAGCCTTCAGTGGAAGTAGCTCTAGAGAAAGTCACAAAAGCTTGA
- a CDS encoding CHASE2 domain-containing protein, whose amino-acid sequence MISNFLTKIRQGLSDGNGKTKSAFDFGRTVLLTSVVVTALLGGARYLGALEGLELGAYDQMLRSRSNEGPDDRLLLVGISENDLMSLKEYPISDGTLAQALEKLEQHEPRAIGIDILRDIPQGKGREALIEQMKSDRVIAVCKLSSAIDNGIGAAPGVSQERVGFADFPLDPGGTLRRSLLISTPVAPKIPVDKPHLCNYADPENQVISFGLQLAMLYLQPQGIEPEPTPSGEIKLGSALLKRIGKNAGSYHNADAENDYQMLLNYRSVDNPAKQVTLTEVLEGKIDPALVKDRVVLIGYTAQSVKDYFVTPYSGGLRDNQTMPGVVAHAQNVSQILSAALNNRPLIWYWPDGYELLWLFGWSLVGGTLAWSIRKPLFLVLAIGGGVIVLVGTCYVLFTHSGWIPVWPPLLGLVLTAGGIVLLDRGAAKAIYAGVKKVLKLNIEIDESKKQAEVAEITESDFFKDLQQKADEIRSRDSKGASNSNSFTQKAPPTREESEAAEIDYFEQLQQKARLTREQRSESENNTVSDSLGAIARPENRAEADTAPEIDYFEQLQQKARQTREQHSDPESKTDSLGAIALPENRAESQALQLDYFEQFQHKASQTREQHSDGQTETVSQPQERLESESSQIEFLQRLQQKASQAKLEYSEAPTEIVLAPTEPTTAEDKPIGDFDFLQRLQQKASQAKLEYSEAPTEIVLDPTEPTTASGDESTDYEPLGEFDFLQRLQQKASQAKLEYSEAPTEIVSKPKESTTASSEEYPESQPLGDFDFLQRLQQSSSYAKPQYSDALNNIISSTDEATTLPDERTNSEDVAEISFLQRLQQKAREARVESSEVPSEIVPDSTEPSAGGDEAPSKSESTQPTDYFEQFQQKARQSKNKDDGNNT is encoded by the coding sequence ATGATTTCTAATTTTCTGACGAAAATTCGCCAAGGGTTATCAGATGGAAACGGCAAAACAAAATCCGCCTTCGACTTTGGTCGAACGGTGCTTCTAACCAGCGTTGTAGTGACGGCTTTGTTAGGCGGAGCGCGGTATTTAGGAGCGCTAGAGGGACTAGAACTAGGTGCTTATGACCAAATGCTGCGATCGCGTTCTAACGAAGGGCCAGATGACCGCTTATTGTTAGTTGGCATAAGCGAAAACGATCTAATGTCGCTCAAAGAATACCCTATATCTGATGGAACCCTAGCTCAAGCTTTAGAAAAACTAGAGCAGCATGAACCGCGAGCTATAGGCATAGATATCTTACGGGACATACCTCAAGGGAAAGGTCGCGAGGCTTTAATCGAGCAAATGAAGAGCGATCGCGTCATCGCTGTATGTAAACTCAGTTCCGCGATCGATAATGGCATCGGCGCCGCTCCTGGAGTTTCACAAGAACGGGTTGGCTTTGCAGATTTTCCCCTAGATCCTGGTGGAACTCTTCGCCGCAGTCTGTTGATTTCAACTCCAGTAGCTCCCAAAATTCCCGTAGACAAACCCCATTTATGTAATTACGCCGATCCGGAGAACCAAGTGATATCTTTTGGTCTCCAGCTAGCAATGCTTTACTTGCAGCCCCAGGGAATTGAGCCAGAACCGACACCATCTGGGGAAATCAAACTAGGTTCAGCCCTACTCAAACGCATAGGAAAAAATGCAGGCAGCTACCACAATGCTGACGCAGAAAATGATTACCAAATGCTGCTCAACTACCGCTCTGTAGATAATCCGGCAAAGCAAGTAACACTTACAGAGGTATTAGAGGGCAAGATCGATCCGGCTTTAGTCAAAGACCGCGTTGTACTTATCGGCTACACAGCCCAAAGTGTTAAAGACTACTTCGTTACGCCTTACAGTGGCGGTCTAAGAGATAACCAAACAATGCCGGGGGTTGTCGCTCACGCGCAGAATGTGAGCCAAATCCTCAGTGCAGCTTTGAACAATCGCCCTCTAATTTGGTACTGGCCTGATGGATATGAATTACTCTGGCTGTTCGGCTGGTCGCTCGTAGGAGGCACGCTAGCATGGAGCATTCGCAAGCCATTGTTTTTAGTCCTAGCTATAGGCGGAGGGGTAATAGTTTTAGTCGGAACTTGTTATGTTCTGTTTACCCACTCCGGCTGGATACCCGTATGGCCTCCTTTATTAGGGCTTGTGCTAACTGCGGGCGGTATCGTGTTGCTAGACAGAGGAGCGGCCAAGGCCATCTATGCAGGCGTAAAAAAGGTCTTGAAGCTGAACATCGAGATTGATGAAAGCAAGAAGCAGGCTGAGGTAGCTGAAATTACAGAAAGCGACTTTTTCAAGGACTTGCAGCAAAAAGCGGACGAGATCAGGAGCCGGGACAGCAAAGGTGCCAGCAACTCAAACAGTTTTACTCAAAAAGCACCGCCGACACGGGAAGAATCGGAAGCCGCAGAAATCGACTACTTCGAGCAGTTGCAGCAAAAGGCTCGTCTGACGAGGGAACAGCGTAGTGAATCGGAAAACAACACAGTATCAGATTCACTAGGAGCGATCGCACGGCCTGAAAATCGGGCTGAAGCCGATACTGCACCAGAAATCGACTATTTCGAGCAATTGCAGCAAAAGGCTCGTCAAACGAGGGAACAACATAGCGACCCGGAAAGCAAAACAGATTCACTAGGAGCGATCGCACTGCCTGAAAATCGGGCTGAATCTCAAGCACTACAACTGGACTACTTCGAGCAATTTCAGCACAAGGCTAGTCAAACGAGAGAACAACATAGCGACGGGCAAACCGAAACAGTTTCACAACCTCAAGAGCGATTGGAATCTGAATCCTCACAGATAGAATTCTTGCAGCGCTTGCAGCAAAAGGCGAGTCAGGCCAAGCTCGAATATAGCGAAGCACCTACTGAGATTGTCTTAGCTCCTACAGAGCCAACAACAGCAGAAGATAAACCTATAGGAGACTTCGACTTCTTGCAGCGCTTGCAGCAAAAGGCGAGTCAGGCCAAGCTCGAATATAGCGAAGCACCTACTGAGATTGTCTTAGATCCTACAGAGCCAACAACAGCAAGTGGAGATGAATCCACAGACTATGAACCTCTAGGGGAATTCGACTTTTTGCAGCGCTTGCAACAAAAGGCAAGTCAAGCCAAGCTCGAATATAGCGAAGCACCTACTGAGATCGTTTCAAAGCCTAAAGAGTCAACAACAGCAAGTAGCGAGGAATACCCAGAATCTCAGCCTCTAGGAGACTTCGACTTTTTGCAACGCTTGCAGCAAAGTTCTAGCTACGCTAAACCACAGTATAGCGATGCGCTGAATAACATTATCTCTTCTACAGACGAAGCGACTACATTACCCGATGAGCGCACAAACTCTGAAGACGTAGCAGAAATCAGCTTCTTACAGCGCTTGCAGCAAAAGGCTCGTGAGGCAAGAGTAGAATCTAGCGAAGTGCCTAGCGAGATCGTCCCAGATTCTACAGAGCCAAGCGCAGGGGGTGATGAAGCACCTAGTAAATCTGAATCTACACAACCTACTGACTACTTCGAGCAGTTCCAGCAAAAGGCTCGTCAGAGCAAAAACAAAGATGATGGAAATAACACTTAA
- the fmt gene encoding methionyl-tRNA formyltransferase: MKVIFFGTPQFAVASLERLLAHPEFEVLGVVTQPDKRRGRGNQMLPSPVKTVATSNNLPVWQPERIKKDSDTLAQLKDLQADVFAVVAYGQILSQEILDMPGLGCINVHGSLLPKYRGAAPIQWSIYNGETETGITTMLMDAGMDTGAMLLKASTPVGLLDSADQLGQNLADLGADLLVETLLKLERQEIKPIPQEEAEATYAPLIKKPDYVIDWSRSPIDLHNQVRGFFPDCVATFRGNSLKILATAPIAPAYFPQLPPELKILEQDWPALSSQTANPGEVVSIHKKIGPIVKAGEGLLLLREVQLAGKRAQSGWDFANGSRLIVGEVLGRFEF, encoded by the coding sequence ATGAAAGTTATCTTTTTTGGCACTCCCCAATTTGCCGTTGCCAGTTTGGAACGCTTGCTGGCACATCCAGAATTTGAAGTCTTGGGCGTTGTCACCCAGCCAGATAAGCGTAGGGGACGAGGCAATCAGATGTTGCCCTCACCAGTGAAAACTGTTGCTACATCAAATAACCTACCAGTTTGGCAACCGGAACGCATTAAAAAAGATTCTGACACCCTTGCCCAGCTCAAAGATCTACAAGCCGATGTTTTTGCGGTCGTCGCTTATGGGCAGATTTTGTCTCAAGAAATTCTAGATATGCCGGGGCTGGGGTGCATCAACGTACACGGTTCGCTTCTGCCCAAGTACCGGGGTGCCGCGCCAATACAGTGGAGTATTTATAACGGCGAGACAGAGACAGGCATCACAACCATGCTAATGGATGCTGGGATGGATACTGGGGCTATGTTGCTCAAAGCTTCTACACCCGTTGGGTTATTGGATAGCGCAGACCAACTGGGGCAGAATCTAGCTGATTTGGGGGCAGATTTGTTAGTTGAAACGCTGCTGAAGCTGGAACGACAAGAAATAAAACCAATTCCCCAAGAAGAAGCCGAAGCTACTTACGCACCGCTAATTAAAAAGCCAGATTATGTTATAGATTGGTCGCGATCGCCCATTGATTTACACAACCAAGTTAGAGGATTTTTCCCCGACTGCGTGGCAACATTTCGGGGAAACTCACTCAAAATTCTTGCCACTGCACCTATTGCCCCCGCTTACTTCCCTCAGTTGCCGCCAGAGTTGAAAATATTAGAACAGGATTGGCCTGCCTTATCTTCCCAGACAGCAAATCCTGGCGAAGTAGTGAGCATTCATAAAAAAATTGGCCCAATCGTCAAAGCTGGCGAAGGACTATTGCTACTGCG